TAGGGGTGCTTTTTGCGTACCTTTTTCCTGGAGAATTTCTTTTGTGGAGTGTTTGCCCTGTATATTCCCGATACGCTGTTATAGCAGGGAACTGTTTTTATCCAAGTAGTCAGATATAGCCTCTTGCAATACCGATTTTAGCGAATCGCCTTTGCGGATCGCGATCAGCTTTAAGTTCTGGTGATAGGTTTCGTCCATGACAAAATTACAATGCACGGTTTTCGCTTTCTTCGGCTTTTGAGCCTCTTTTTGCCCGGCCGTGGATTGGGTCAGGCTGTCTAATCCCCCGGTCAGCCCGGCCGACATACTGTTTTTTAAATCGTTCTTCTTTGCCATATGGTTACTTTATTTCTGTTAGCAGTTCGTTACATACCTTCTCGTAGTCCTCTGCCCCGGCAGATTTTGGGGCATAGTGAAAAATATCCTGCCCTTGTGTCGGGGCTTCGGCCAGCGTAATGGCGTTGCGTATATGGGTGCTGAACACTTTGCCCTGGAATGTTTCCTGTACCAGTTCCGAAACGCTCTTGTCCAGGTTCTTTCTTCCGTCGTACTGGGTTATCAGGACCCCGGCGATCGAAAGATCCGAGTTCAAACGTTGCTGCACCTTGTGGACGACCTGCATAAGTTTGGCCATTCCACGCATTGCCAGGAATTGAGCCTGAACCGGGATAATCAACCGATCCGAGGCCGTCAGTGCGTTAAGCGTGAGCAGCGACAGCGAGGGGGGGGGCAGTCGATCAGGATATAATCGAATTTTTCCTTTTGGCCCTTGATAAGGTGGGCTAAGATAAGTTCCCGCCCGGCCTCGTTGATTAACTCCGTTTCAACGGCCGAGAGATCCAGGCAGGAGGGAACGACGCTAAGACCGTCCTTATGCTCGTAGATCGGCAGGTCGTATTCGCCTTTCATCGCGCCGTAGATCGTTTGGGGAAGCTCCGCGGAGAAGCCCAGCGATTCGGTCAGGTTGGCCTGCCCGTCAAGGTCGATCAAAAGAACCTTGTACCCTTTTTGACGTAACGCGCCGCCCAGGTTGATCGTGGTTGTGGTCTTTCCTACTCCCCCCTTGTGATTCAATACGGAGATTACTTTTGCTTTGCTCATAAATTCAGTTTTTTAAATGGTTGTCATGTCCGCAAATATAGTTAAAATACTAATATACTAAAATACTAAAAGTAGTATTTCTCGTTTTTTGCGTGTTTTTTGTACCGATCGGGGAAGCGTACCGAAATAAATCCTGTTTCCGTCTTTCGGTACGTTTTGTTTCTGTACCGGAATTAATCAAAGATTAGAATAACCATAAATGTTTTTATACGTTAATCATACGTATGTATATATGTATATATTTGTTTTTGAGTATCTTTGTGTGCTATAAATAAAAAATAAAAGACATGAGCACTTATTCGTATAAAAATCCGAAGTTTATAAATTCCCCTAAAGGGGTGGTTGAAGTTGTAGAAGTGATTTATGACGGCAAAGATGATCCGGCCTATTCACTGGCTATTATTAAATGGGAAAATACCTATAAATTAGGTATTCGTTGGAACATCGCTTATAGTGAATGGGACGATTACCGCAAACAGAACGGGCAAGATGAATGTATAGGTAATCCACAGTCGAGAGGTATTCCCACCTGGTTTGTTTTGCCCGATGATATGATGTTTGGTGAGAAGTTCAGCGGTGCGATGCAGAGGCTTGATGAATTAAGAAAAGGTAAGTAAGCAATGGAACAGGGAGAAATCATATTATACCAGCCGGATGAAGCGGTCAAGTTGGAAGTGAGGTTGGAAGATGAAACCGTTTGGCTGACACAAGAACAAATAGCCGACTTGTTCGGGACTAAAAGGCCTGCTATTACCAAACATTTGAACAACATTTACAAAAGCGGCGAACTTGATATAGATAGCACATGTTCCATTTTGGAACATATGGGTAATGACGGCAAACAGAGATATACTACTAAATATTATAATCTTGATGCGATTCTGTCAATAGGATATCGGGTTAATAGCAAGAACGCAACCCTTTTTAGGAAATGGGCGAATAGTGTATTAAAGGATTATCTTTTAAAGGGGTATTCCATTAATAAACGTTTGTCAGAACTTGAAAGGACTGTCGCTCAACATACCGAGAAGATAGACCATGATCCGCTTCAGCTTTCCCAGCAGCCCGTCTATCAGCAGCCTTGTCCTGTAAAAGCCTGTCTGGTGCGAGAGCTTTGTCAGTTGGTTCAGATTGTTCGCCATTCCCGCCAGGCTGCGCAGCAGCGCATTCTCTTCAGGCGTATGCCTTGCCGTAACGGTGGCCGCCAGTGCCACCTCCCTGATATAGACCGCCAGACTCCGGCCGGACTTCCTTGCCCTGAATCTGAGAGCCTCGTAGCTGACGGGGGAGAACTTCACTGTCACTCCCTTGGTCAGCTTCCGCGTCCTGCCCAGTGCCGGACGGCCGCGTTTTTTCTTCATCTCATTCATATCCTTTGTCATATGTTTTTTCTTTTTCGTCCGTACTTCTTTCATTCCAAAATCTGCGACCGGCGGGAGTGGATTTACCCTCCCTGCAACCGCCGGGCGCTGGGGAGCAAGGGTTTTCGGGAATCCGGAAACATAACCTTGCTATTACTATTACAGAATCCACCCTTCAAAACAACAGGAAATATTAATATCAATGGTTTCAGATAACCGTTTCCATTCCTGGTCCGGAAGGTGACAATGAAAGTATATCCGCCGGAGGTGTACCTATATTTTCTACAGTCATCCGTTCCGGCTGATATACGACCGGCAGTCATTCACACGGTCTGACAGTCACCGGTACTCTAAAGTTTCCTCCAGCGTTCGATGTCTTGCCGGTAGGTTTCAAGATGCCGTCTTGCCAGATTCTCCAGCAGCCCGGATACGCTCATTCCCCGGCAGCCCAGTCTCAGGACGATCATGTCCAGGGCACTACGAGTTTCCTCACTGATGAACACGGCTTTAGGTCCCTTGATTTTAGGGGGAATGAGATAAGTTTCCCGATACTTTTCCAAAGCCGGGCGCTTCGGTGCCTTCTCCGGCT
This Alistipes shahii WAL 8301 DNA region includes the following protein-coding sequences:
- a CDS encoding DUF3408 domain-containing protein — its product is MKEGKEDMPLVGKTMAEGHTHRMAVLCEKLGSTLREILDGTCPQPAKPEKAPKRPALEKYRETYLIPPKIKGPKAVFISEETRSALDMIVLRLGCRGMSVSGLLENLARRHLETYRQDIERWRKL
- a CDS encoding plasmid mobilization protein, which gives rise to MTKDMNEMKKKRGRPALGRTRKLTKGVTVKFSPVSYEALRFRARKSGRSLAVYIREVALAATVTARHTPEENALLRSLAGMANNLNQLTKLSHQTGFYRTRLLIDGLLGKLKRIMVYLLGMLSDSPFKF